The following are from one region of the Paenibacillus sabinae T27 genome:
- the yfmH gene encoding EF-P 5-aminopentanol modification-associated protein YfmH, whose amino-acid sequence MEQVHYDRLQETLYHEVLDNGLKVYVLPKPGFKKTYATFATKYGSVDNHFRVAGGEETSVPDGIAHFLEHKMFEEPEGDIFATFASNGASANAFTSFEQTVYLFSATENIETNIETLIDFVQRPYFTDQNVEKEKGIIGQEINMYADNPDWRVYFGLIEAMYQKNPVRIDIAGTVESISTITKETLYTCYNAFYHPSNMLLFIVGGVNPESVFELVRRNQEGKSYERQGEIERIFEQEPEEVGIKRLENKLAVSMPKCLFGFKEREIGLTGKAAVRRDLTTKLMLDLLLGSSTALYQKLYDEELISDSFGHEYNSSPQYAFSAIGGDTKDPELLLKRVREEIEPLLKSGFDERDFIRARNKKIGGYLRMLNSPESIAHEFTRHQFRGGDLFAVLPEYESITLDEVNQRLREHIDWNQLAVSVVVNP is encoded by the coding sequence ATGGAACAAGTCCATTACGACAGGCTTCAGGAAACGCTGTACCACGAAGTATTGGATAACGGGCTGAAGGTCTATGTTCTGCCGAAACCGGGGTTCAAGAAGACGTACGCCACTTTTGCAACGAAATACGGTTCGGTCGACAATCACTTCCGGGTAGCCGGCGGAGAGGAAACATCGGTCCCGGACGGCATCGCCCACTTTTTGGAGCATAAAATGTTTGAAGAGCCCGAAGGCGATATCTTCGCCACCTTTGCGTCGAACGGAGCTTCGGCGAACGCTTTTACCAGCTTCGAGCAGACGGTCTATTTATTCTCCGCCACGGAAAATATCGAAACGAACATCGAGACTCTGATCGACTTCGTGCAGCGGCCTTATTTCACGGATCAGAATGTGGAGAAGGAAAAAGGCATCATCGGACAGGAAATCAACATGTATGCCGATAACCCCGACTGGCGCGTCTACTTTGGCTTGATCGAAGCGATGTATCAGAAGAATCCGGTTCGGATCGATATCGCCGGCACGGTGGAATCCATCTCGACGATCACCAAAGAAACGCTTTATACGTGCTATAACGCCTTTTATCACCCAAGTAATATGCTGCTATTTATTGTCGGCGGCGTAAACCCGGAGTCGGTCTTTGAACTGGTGCGCCGCAATCAGGAAGGGAAGTCTTATGAACGCCAGGGCGAGATTGAGCGGATTTTTGAGCAAGAGCCGGAGGAAGTCGGTATCAAGCGGCTGGAAAACAAGCTGGCTGTCTCCATGCCCAAATGCCTGTTCGGCTTCAAGGAACGAGAAATCGGCCTGACCGGCAAAGCCGCCGTACGCCGGGATTTGACAACCAAGCTGATGCTCGACCTGCTGCTGGGCAGCAGCACGGCACTGTATCAGAAGCTGTACGACGAAGAGCTGATTTCCGACAGCTTCGGCCACGAGTACAACAGCTCGCCGCAGTACGCCTTCTCCGCGATCGGCGGCGACACGAAGGACCCTGAGCTTTTGCTGAAGCGGGTCAGGGAAGAGATAGAACCCTTGCTTAAGTCAGGCTTCGACGAAAGGGATTTCATCCGCGCCCGCAACAAAAAAATCGGTGGGTATTTGCGCATGCTGAATTCTCCGGAGAGCATCGCCCATGAATTTACGCGTCACCAGTTCCGGGGAGGGGACCTCTTTGCTGTCCTTCCGGAATATGAGTCCATTACTTTGGACGAAGTAAATCAGCGGCTGCGGGAGCATATCGACTGGAATCAGCTCGCGGTTTCTGTCGTGGTGAATCCATAG